The Desulfuribacillus stibiiarsenatis genome segment TTAGAGAGAAAAGGATTTAAAGGAGGAGCATAATGTTAACGGTAAATATCGAAAAAACAGAGGGTTCATTTACTTTGCAGACTGAATTTACTGTTGAACAAGGAATCCTTGGTATTCTTGGACCATCAGGGTGTGGGAAAAGCTTAACGCTACAATGTATTGCGGGTTTGCGAAACCCGGATAAAGGAAATGTTACATTGCAAAATCGAGTGCTTTTTGATTCGCATTCTTCTACGAATGTTCCTTCACGTTCCAGGAATATTGGCTATATGTTTCAGAATTATGCGTTATTCCCTCATCTTACGGTAGCTGAGAATATTGCATTTGGCTTAAAGCATGTAAAAAAGAAAGAACAGAAGCAATTAGTAGCGGATATGGTGAAAAAGTTGAATCTTCAGGGACAAGAGAAACAATATCCTTCCAATCTATCAGGAGGGCAACAACAGAGAGTAGCCTTGGGGAGGAGTTTAATTACGAATCCACAGCTAATTTTACTCGACGAACCTTTTTCTGCATTAGATAGACATTTGAAGAATGCTCTCCAAGAGGAGATTTTCGATCTCATTCATAACTTATTCCGTGGTATAGCGATTCTTGTGACTCATGACATGGAAGAGGCATATCGTCTTTGTAATCAAATTCTTGTATACGATAATGGAAGAATACTGCAATCCGGTAGTAAAGACGAGATTTTGGAACGTCCTGCGACAATAACACTCGCGCGTATGATGGGATGTAAGAATATCGTTGAGGGCCACATCGTTCAAGAGACAAGTGGTCAAATAGAAGTGAGAGTGGGTTCGGTACCAGCAATCGTAGATAAGAATCGTGTGGACCCAAGGATTCTACAAAGGTTTATCGAAGGCAATGTAAAAGTAATAGTGGGAATTCATTCCTACGATATAGATATTGTCCGAACTACTAATGAAAGTGGTAATTGTAACATAATAGACTGGAAGGATACGATTTTGACCACAATATTTACTATAGAGTGTGCTGGGCGCATATTTCTGGTGGAGTTATCAAAGGAGAGAGCGATTTGCATTAAAAAAAATCCGCAGGACACGTATCAACTGCGTATCCCAACGGATAAGATTCTTTTAATAAAAAACGGTTAATTTTCAAATAGAATTTTTCCTGTGAAAGATAAATCATATCCTCCAATTGCGGTTAATTCCTTCTGGAAAGTAGAGGACTGTAATATATCGAGTAACATGGCAATTAAGGGCTTGTTTCGTTCTGTTTTCAACAGCACAAGATCGTAACGTTCGTTGATTAGTGGGATAAATTCAATATTGTTAACCAGCTTAGAAGCTTTTTCAATTCCGATACCCACATCGGCAATACCATTGGCAACTGCACCAGCGACTCCTAGATGGTTCGTTTCAACATGTTCGTAACCACTGACTACTTCTTTGCTGATACTGTGAATACGTAGTTGCTCGTCTAATAACACTCGGGCGCCGGAGCCTTTTTCGCGGTTGACGATACGGATGTCATGCCTTTTTAGATCGCTCCATGTAGTAATTTTTTTCGGATTTCCTGTAGCTACATATAAGCCTGCTCGGCGAATGATTAGATTCACGACAATAAAAGACTCGTTCACTAATATTTTGCGAACGTAAGAGATGTTGTAATCCATGGTATCGCCATCGAGTAAGTGGGTGCTGACAATGTCAGCCTCCCCAAGATACATGGAAATGAGGCTATCTAAGCTACCGACATAGGAACGTAGAGGTCGAAAGCTCTTGGTCCACTTCTCAATTGAATTTGCTAGGATGTCTAGACTGAGGTCTTGACCACTAATGATAATAGACCTTGTTCCTGAACCTAGTTTAGTTTCTTGTTGATAGGTAGAATCTTGCAAAGCAGTACGTATCGAATCATTGCCAGGATAGCATGTATCACCTTTACCCCTTGATTTATAAGCATCTATATCTTTGGCATCTACTCGCATTTGTCTTCCTACTCGATATGCCGGTAATATGCCTTTTTTTATTAAGTCATAGACGGTAAGCTTAGACACTTTTAGAAGCTGTGATATTTCCTCAACGGTATAGGTATCCTTGGTCAACGTGAGCATCCCCTTAACAAACATGTTATTAATAGTGTAACAAAGATATAGTCAAAAGGACAACTGCGAAAGAAATATATCCAGAATAATAGTAACAATAAGAATAACACAAGTACACTCCACATAAAAAACGATACATAGGGATGAAGAAAGACAAGTATATTCTCTCTCTATATATATAGGGGACTTCAATTGCCGTAAAAGGTATTGAAGTCCCCTGTTATATATTCTCAATTACTTCTCGCGTAATTTTCGAGTAATTCATCATAAGGACAAGCTGCTTGCCCACCTTCGATAATGAATAAACGCTCATTGGCAACGCCTTGTTCTGCTAAGAAATGAAAAGTGTTTTCAGCATCACTTTTACCATGAGGGCCGGCCTTCTGTAGTAATTTCGATGGGGATCAACCACTTAATTTGCCGCTACTGCTTTTTGTTTTTAAGAAAATAGTCATAACATACTATCTATTCAGGGTATACCCTAATTAAAAAATAGGGGTAAGTTGTTAAAAGATTATCCGAATCCCGATTCATAAAAATTTCACAATTAGATATTATGAGGATGAAATAACAATTCATGAATGGAGGTGGAAATTTATGAGCAAAAAGGTTTTATTTCTGGCAATGCTGCTTGTAGTTTCATTTACTGTATTGGGAGCATGTGAGCTAGAGCCAATGGCTGAAACTCCTGCAGTTAGTCAACCAACAATCCCAAATAATGTTGGAGTAGATTTTGTTAACAACACATTTCACAAAAAACACACAATAACACAATGTACAACTTGTCACCTAGATATGACTGATGAACAATTTGTGAAAACAAAAGACGGACAATTAGCATCCACTATGCCTGTAACTGGTCTGAAAAATGTAGAAAGAGAAGTATGCTTAAGTTGCCATACGGCAGGCGATTTAGGATTTTACAAAACAAAATAATTATATGAACGTATAAGGGGTGAATGAAATGGGAGTACGCTATGGCTTTGTTGTAGATTTGAGAAGATGCACAGGATGTTATTCATGCCAAATATCCTGTAAATCAGAAAATGGAGTGACCTTGTCTCAGTTCCGAACGAAATTACAAACAGTATATCAAGGGAATTATCCAGCTCCAAAATCGACATTCGTATCATTGCGCTGTAATCAATGTGAAAATCCAGTGTGTGCATCGAAGTGTCCAGTAAAAGCAACTTACAAAATTGATAACGGCATTACGGTAGTAGATACTGAAAAATGTATAGCTTGTGGAAATTGTATTGCTTTATGCCCGTATGGCGCTAGATATATTGATAAGGGAAATCCTGAGCGTTTAAATAAAGTAGATAAATGTGATTATTGTCAACATCGTTTAGCGGCAGGATTGCAACCTGCATGTGTTACAAACTGCTTCGGGAAAGCAATGTATTTCGGTGATTTAAATGACCCGAATAGCAAGGTTAGTCAGTTAATCAAAACGGAAAAAGTACAAGTTCTAAAAACGAAATTTAATACCGATCCGAAGTGCTTTTATATTGTAGACGATAAACATAAAGCTGAGTAAAGGAGGGTTCACTGTGAAATTCAATATAAATCGAAGAACATTTCTTAAAGTTTCTTCTGCAGCAGTAGCAGCGGCGAGTGTTAGTGGCTTAGGTAAAGGGCTAACTACACTGAAGCACGCATCAGCTCAGGAGGCTGAAATTGCAGCAAAGAGTTTCGGAGATGTACAAGTGAAGTATACTGCTGACGTAATGTGTCCAAGTGAATGCGGAATGGAAATGTGGATTAAGAACGGAAAGCTGTGGAAAATTTATGGAAATAAGGCGGTTCCTTATAATGATGGAGCTTGTTGTGGAAAAGGGGCATCTGGAACGCAAATCGTATACTCTCCTCAACGCCTAAAAGAGCCTATGTTGCGTGTAGGACCAAGAGGTCATGCGGATTCCTTTAAGAGAGTTTCTTGGGATGAAGCGATTGACTTTATAGCGAAGAAAATGAAACAAATTAAAGAGGAAGTAGGTCCGGAAGCGATTATCATGGACTCAGGCGATATTACCGATAGAGATCAGTATTGGAGACTCGCTAGAGGATATGGTTCACCGAACGTAGCTGAACATGGGGCAATCTGTGATACACCTAGACGTCATGGCCCGAAATTAATGTTTGGTGGAAAGCGTGTAGAGCCAGATGTTATGACACCAAAGTTAGTTCGCCAAGCTAACGGTAAACTAGAGTGGGATTATACGCAACGCTCTAAGCTAATTATCTATGTCGGTTGGAATCCATTTGTTGCGACTCGTATCAACTACGAAAGTAGAGGAACAGTAGCTGCGCAAGTTGAGAATAATTGTAAAGTTATCGTAGTTGATCCAAACTTCTCTAACACTGCCTCAAAAGCGGATCAATGGGTACCGATTCGTCCAGGTACGGATGGGGACTTATTTGCAGCAATGCTACGCTATATTTTAGAAAACGATAATCAAAAAGATTCAAATAAAAAGTATATCGATAAAAGATTTGAAAAAGCGTCACTTGGCTGGGAAGAATTTGAGAAGTCCTTTAAAGAGTGGTGGGGAAAAAAAGACCCAATTAACAATTTGAGCTATTTCTCATTAGATTGGGCAGCTGCACGTACTGGCCTGACAAAAGAAGTAATTGCAAATATGTCTCATACATTTGGTATCACAAAACCGGCGGCATTAGTTTGGGGTATGCAAAGTCCAGGTCACCATTACAATGGTTATCCTGCATCAATTTTAGGTACGGTTTTAAATGTTATTACAGGCAACTTTGATGCACCAGGTGGAGCAATCGACACTGAAATCACAAAATGGTCCAAGGGTGGACGCGGAAACGGTGGATTCTTTGATTCTCGGAAAATCAAAAGAACAGTGAATGGCAAAGAGATAGAAACAGAACAAAAGTATCTTCATATGGAACTATATGGCGATTGGCCAGCTGGTTGGGACCAAGTGGTAGGGAACTATCCAAATTTGTTTAGAGATGGAGTTACTTTAAAATACGGTCCATTAAAAGGATATAAATATCCAATACGCGGATACTTCCAACGCACTGGGAATGCGGTTGTTACTGGGACTGCCCCATATGATTGGCAAGATGCGTTAACACAAAAGAAGCCAAATGGAGAATACAAAGTAGACCTTTCGGTATTTATTGATACACTCTTTTTAGAATCAGCATTATATGCGGATGTTATCTTACCAGAAGCAAGTTATGCTGAGAGAATGAGTTTATCTGATATCTATCCTTCGTACCCAATGGGATATTTGCGTGATAGTTGTATTAAGCCGTTACACAACTCAAAGAATCATACAGACATTATGAATTTAATTGCAAAAAGGCTGTATGAACTTGGTGATAAAGATATTGATCCGAAAGAGTTCTGGGAAGGGTATCCAACGGAAGAGATATTCACTAACGAGTTATTAAAACCAGCACCAGGTTGCTTTAACGTGGGGATTCCAGTACCTTACCCACAATATCCAGAAGGATATAAGTTGATTGGGACGCCTGAATCACTAGAAGCTGGCACTGCGAAAGTTGATCATGAGAAGAAGGAAGTAGTTGGGGAATACGTAACTGTTGCATGGTTACGTAAGAACAAAGGGGTAGCCGTGTGGCCGATGAGTTGGCACCGAAACCTGAAGGCTGATAAGGAAACACCGAACAAGGTTTGGCCTCCAACAAGCTCAAAGCTAATTGAATTCCGTTTTGATCGGTACAATCAATACAATAAGTTAATTGAAGAAACAGGTATTGTACCACCGGGATTAAAGGAAATCGGGTTTGATAAATTCCCAACATCGTTTTATTGGTTCGAAACAGTATGGAACCCATACACGAATAAAGACTATGCAAAATATAAAGATGAATATCCGTTCCAACTAATTTGCGGAAGAGTACATCAATCAATGTCAGGAACTCACATGGTTCCTTGGTTATCGGAAACTCCGGTAGAAGGTCTATGGATGCCATTGAATAAGGCATTTGAGAGTGAAGTCGTTGATGTGAATCCGAAGAAACCAGAAGGATATGAAAGTGTAGTGAAGAAATTCCGTGAAGGAACATTCTGTGTAGGGACAACACTTCTGAATACGGATGATGCCAAGAAATTAGGGTTAAAAACCGGGGATCTAGTAGAGATTTCCAATCCGTTAGGAAAATCAACCCGCAGTAAAGTTGTGGTTGGGCAAACAATCCGCCCTGGCGTAATCAAAATGGGATTTGCTACAGGGGGACGATTCTCACCTGGCATGGGACCAACGTATGAGCATAGAGAATATACACCATGTCATAATACATTGACTGACCCTAAAGCATTAAGTCCTATCATGGGGCAGCCAGCGTACGCGGATATGATTGTAAAAATTAAAAAAATATAAAGATTAGTATCATTTATTAAAATAATGGTAAAAGGGAGTGGTTCTTACCACTCCTTTTTACAAAAATGGAGGCAAATAAGATGGAACAGAATCAACTTATCGAAACGCTAGTATTTCGCAGTAATATCTACAACGCATTAAAGGATTTTTATCATTTTGGGCCTACGTTAGATGTATTTAGCCAATTCCATGCAACAATAGAGTCGATACAAGAAATCGATCATCCGATGTTTAATGAAGCAATCCAAGAAATATCTCAATTTTTTCACAGTGAGTATGAGTTGGAGATGTTGCAAGTTGAGTTCACAACAATATTTATTGGTCCTGGGAAATTAAAAGTTATACCGTATGAATCAGGCTATGATGGTTCCGTCAAGCCAACATTATTTAATGAGCCGGCTATCAATGCTCGCAAAAGATATCTGGATGCAGGATTAATTATGGAACAATATTTATCAAAGCCAGAAGATCATATTAGTACGGAATTGGAATTTATGGGATATATGTCAAACACGCTTCGAATCGCGTTAGAAGAAGGTAACGAAGTAGATGCTGACCAGTTATTCGAGCGGCAAAAGGAGTTTTTTGAGCAACACTTGCATATATGGGGTGATAAATTTTCAAATGCGTTTCTTGATAATACTAAGAACCAATTGTTCCAAGGAATTGCGAAATTAACATTGGCTATTCTATCATTTGATCGGGAAATCTTCGAACTCGAAGCGTAAAGGGGTGCCATCATGCTTGCGAAATCACACAGTCAATTTTGTAGCCATTTACGCAATCCGAATTTCGCTTGTTCGTCATGTCTCGATATATGTAAAGCAAATGCAATAAAGAAAATTAGCAATGAATGGTCTATTTCGGAGGATTGCACGGGTTGCACCAAATGTACCTTAGTTTGTCCGGGTTTTGTCTTTGAACCAGACTGGAGCCCACAGGAACTGCAAGACAAAGTGAAATATATTCGTCAGGAAATTGTAATAGGTTGTACCAGAGAATCGGAAAAAGCAAATCTATCAATATCGTGCCTGAATCTAGTAAGAGCTGAGGTATATATATGGCTCCACTTTATAACAAATAAAAAAATTCAAGTGTCTTTAAATTATTGCAACGAATGTACTATGAATTCAAAAGAATTGATACAAGTTGAAATTGGAAAGGCGAATGATTTCATCCAATGGTATAATAAAAATGACGAGAAAATGATTTTGCATTCGAATAACTCAGTGACATCCCAAGCAAGCTATCAACGTCGTGACTTGTTTTCTATGATATCGAAAAGAAGTATTTTTGAAGTAGTAAAAGTGTTCCATCAAGAGTTAAAGCCTTTAATCGGAGATGATTTAGGGGAAAGTCATGACATAAAGGAAAGTATAGATATGCCCGTTGAACGGGTATTGTTATTCAAAGCATTGAAAGATATGAACAAATTCAATGAAGAGGGTAAGTCTGATAATAATTCCTACAACCAATCGGTTATCATGAATTGGAATGTACAAGATGTTTGTGATACTTGTTATGTTTGTTCGAGTGTATGTCCTTTTTCCGCTTGGAGAATAGAAGAAATAGAAGATATACGGTTGCTTTCATACAATATGACAAGGTGCGTCGGATGTGGATTATGTCGACAATCTTGCCCTAAGGGTGCAATTGAAACTGCGGATATTAATGCCAATGACTTACAAACACAGAAATGGGACATAAAAAGAGAAATTGTAATTCAATATTGTGTTTCATGCGGAAAAGAGATAGAGGTTTACCATAAAAGTGAAAAATGTATGGTTTGTGATAAGCGTCATGAGCTATTATCAATATTTATCGATTAGCATCCTGTTAATGAAAGGAGGTACTTGATGTGATTATGAAACCATATGGAATAATGGTAGCAATATCTATTGTTGTTATATTTACTTTAACAGCATTGTTAAGTATGACATTAGCACCTCCTGAAGCAAATCGTTTAAATTTGTCTAGCTATGCTGAAGTCGATCCATTCCACTTAATAGAAAGAGATATCGAAGAGGAAGAGGTGTATATACTTGGATTCGATCGTCGCCTTGAAATTAAAGAAGACGTTAGGATGTACACTAATTTGTTGGGGTACTTACAAGCAAAGACTGGATATAAATTTAGAATTCACGTCACTCCCAAAGATCAAAGTGTCATTGAAGAAATAGGTAGTGGAGTTGTCGATTTTGCAGTGACAGGTATGGGAAGTTATATCCAGGTGAAACATAAGTACGGTGCAACGATTCTTGCACATGGTAAAACAACGGTAGATGACACGGTAGGTGAATATCGTGCAGTAATCTTTACTAAGCCAAACAGCTCAATCAAGAATTTAAGAGACCTACGTTTGAAAACTATGGCTTTTGGACCCAGATCCTCAACACAAGGCCATTTGATTCCAAGGATCATGTTACAAGAAAAAGGATTAACCATTAATGATTTAGCGGATTATGGATATATGGACTCCCATTCAAGTACTGTAAATGCTGTTCTTAGCAGTCGTTATGATGCTGGTGCAATTCAAGACCAACTGGGACAGCGGCTTGAGGCACAAGGTCTGATAAAAATCATAGCAGAATCAGATTATTATCCTAGCAGTGGTGTGATTGCTGGGAAACACGTGGAACCAATTGTGGTAGAAGCAGTTACGAAGGCTTTACTCGATTGTGATCCAAATGGAATTGATCAACATTTTTTTAGTGATTGGGAACGATCAGAAATGCGCTATGGTTTTTTACCGACAAGAGATAACAGTTACAAAAAATTAGAAGAGATTGCATTGAATATTGGGTTAGTTGAATAGGTGGTTACTATGAAGCTTCGTGACAAAATATCCATAGGAACGATTAGTATTACAATTGTCATGGGATTAATAACTATGATTATTGTACGTTTAATAATCTTAGATTCTCTGCAGAACCAACTGCAAGCAAAAGGGGAAACAGTTACAAGATTAGTTGCGGAGGACATTGCCAATGCGTTCTTGGAAGGAGAAATATTAGCAGTTAAACGTAGTCTAACAGATTTTGTCGATAATAACCACGAAATTGTATACAGCTACATTATTAATTATCAGACGCAGAATACTGTGCACACATTTAATCATGGATTCCCTGCTATATTACCACCGAACACACGGATCGATTACAATCAAGATTTAAATGTTACAATCTACGATTCTGATTATGGATTGATTCGCGATATTGGATATCGAGTCATCAAAGGTACCGATATTGAATTACACGTTGGTTTCGATGAACAACAAATTTATTCTGTGTTAAACCGAATGTCGATCATTATATTAGGAGTTATTATAGCTGGTATACTACTTAGCGTTATGATTTCTACGTTGGTTAGTTATGTAATTACAAAGCCAATCGGTCAATTTACAGAAAAGGTAAAGAACTTTAAATATGGTGATGTCATTAGCAATTCGCCGTCGAGTAATGATGAAATAGGAGATTTAGAAAATGCATTTCAAGAAATGTCCATTAGAATACAAGATAATATTAGTGAAATAGAGAAAAAGAATAAAGATTTATCGATGTATAATGAAATAGCTAAGGTAATTAGTGGAGAGACAGAACTCGATTTGATTCTTAAGGCTTCTCTGACAAAGCTTTTAGAACTTCTTGATTTAAAATTTGGTTGGATTGCACTATTAAACTCTGATCAATCATGGGAATTTGCAGTTGAAGTTGATGTAAATAAGCAAAGTAATGATTCCAATGATAACAGTCAAGTGAAATGTATTCAAACGTATGCAAAACTAACAGAGAAGGACAAAGAGCCCCGTGTTATAAGTTATCAAAATCATTTGATGATTCCATTAATTGCAAAAGGAAAATCTATAGGTGTCATCTACTTAATGATTAGCGAAAGAAAGGATTTAAAATCTGGGGATTATGATATTCTATCCGTTGTAGGTAGACAAATTGGTACAGCGATAGAAAATGCTCAATTATGGAAAAGAATAAAAACAAGAAGTTTATTGAGGCAAGAACTCATTGAAAAAACGATTCAAACACAGGAGGACGAGCGATTAAGAATCGCAAGAGAGCTTCATGATGAGACGAGTCAGAACATTGCAGCCTTGAGTCTCGGGATAAAGACCGTTGAATTATCATTAACGGATGAGAATATAAAAACTAAATCTCTTTTGAATACATTAAAAGATAGTATTAGCATAACGGTAAAGGGAATTCATAATATAATCTACGATTTGCGTCCGACCCTATTAGATGATAAAGGACTTATACCCGCTGTAACGTGGTTAGCAGACACAAAGTTATCGCTAAAAAATGTGAAAGCTCATGTGACTGTCACTGGTGAAGAGCATAGATTGTCAAGTGAATTGGAAATAAGTGTTTTTCGCATTGCCCAAGAGTGTATTACGAACATTAGTAAGTACGCTCAGGCTAACATAGTATCTATTCGATTCATTTTTACTGATGAGAACTTTATGATGGTGATAACGGATGATGGTATTGGTTTTGATTTAGAGTCCATTTTATCTGAAACATCGAAACATTCCAGAAGAGGTCTTGGATTAATAGGAATGAAGGAACGGGCATCCTTGGTTGGTGCTAAGTTGAAAATATTTTCAGAATTAAATAAGGGGACAACATTGTCTTTCGTAGTGCCTACCAAAATAGTTGGGGGATACAGTATTGAATAAGATTCGGGTTTTTTTAGTAGATGATCATAATATGTTTAGAGCAGGGGTTAGGGCATTACTTGAGAGCTATCCTGACATACAAATTATAGGGGAAGCTTGTGATGGGAATGAAAGTATTGAAATGATATTAAAAGCTAATCCTGACGTTGCTATCATGGATATAAGCATGCCTAAAATGGATGGGTTAACAGCTACAAGATTACTAAAAGAGGCTAATCCTAATTTGAAGTTGTTATTCTTAACCCAGCATGAGAATAAAGAATATATTGTTCCGGCCCTAAAATTAGGGGCTGAAGGTTATATATTAAAACGTGCAGCATCCGATGAGCTTGTGCACGCGATTCGCAAGATTGCACAGGGAAATAAATATTTAGATGCGGCTGTTACTAGTGCTGTTCTTGATGCGATGTCAAATCCCTTTGATAATAGCAAGGATGCCTATGAAGACTTAACTGGCAAGGAGAAAGAAGTGTTATTGAATATCGCAAAGGGCAAGACGAATAAAGAAATAGGCGAGTCGATGCATATAAGTATCAAAACTGTCGAGCACCATAGAGCAAATATGATGAGAAAATTAGGT includes the following:
- a CDS encoding GAF domain-containing sensor histidine kinase; translated protein: MKLRDKISIGTISITIVMGLITMIIVRLIILDSLQNQLQAKGETVTRLVAEDIANAFLEGEILAVKRSLTDFVDNNHEIVYSYIINYQTQNTVHTFNHGFPAILPPNTRIDYNQDLNVTIYDSDYGLIRDIGYRVIKGTDIELHVGFDEQQIYSVLNRMSIIILGVIIAGILLSVMISTLVSYVITKPIGQFTEKVKNFKYGDVISNSPSSNDEIGDLENAFQEMSIRIQDNISEIEKKNKDLSMYNEIAKVISGETELDLILKASLTKLLELLDLKFGWIALLNSDQSWEFAVEVDVNKQSNDSNDNSQVKCIQTYAKLTEKDKEPRVISYQNHLMIPLIAKGKSIGVIYLMISERKDLKSGDYDILSVVGRQIGTAIENAQLWKRIKTRSLLRQELIEKTIQTQEDERLRIARELHDETSQNIAALSLGIKTVELSLTDENIKTKSLLNTLKDSISITVKGIHNIIYDLRPTLLDDKGLIPAVTWLADTKLSLKNVKAHVTVTGEEHRLSSELEISVFRIAQECITNISKYAQANIVSIRFIFTDENFMMVITDDGIGFDLESILSETSKHSRRGLGLIGMKERASLVGAKLKIFSELNKGTTLSFVVPTKIVGGYSIE
- a CDS encoding response regulator, which translates into the protein MNKIRVFLVDDHNMFRAGVRALLESYPDIQIIGEACDGNESIEMILKANPDVAIMDISMPKMDGLTATRLLKEANPNLKLLFLTQHENKEYIVPALKLGAEGYILKRAASDELVHAIRKIAQGNKYLDAAVTSAVLDAMSNPFDNSKDAYEDLTGKEKEVLLNIAKGKTNKEIGESMHISIKTVEHHRANMMRKLGLKNLVELTRYAIKKGIIE
- a CDS encoding PhnD/SsuA/transferrin family substrate-binding protein → MKPYGIMVAISIVVIFTLTALLSMTLAPPEANRLNLSSYAEVDPFHLIERDIEEEEVYILGFDRRLEIKEDVRMYTNLLGYLQAKTGYKFRIHVTPKDQSVIEEIGSGVVDFAVTGMGSYIQVKHKYGATILAHGKTTVDDTVGEYRAVIFTKPNSSIKNLRDLRLKTMAFGPRSSTQGHLIPRIMLQEKGLTINDLADYGYMDSHSSTVNAVLSSRYDAGAIQDQLGQRLEAQGLIKIIAESDYYPSSGVIAGKHVEPIVVEAVTKALLDCDPNGIDQHFFSDWERSEMRYGFLPTRDNSYKKLEEIALNIGLVE
- a CDS encoding sulfate/molybdate ABC transporter ATP-binding protein; translated protein: MLTVNIEKTEGSFTLQTEFTVEQGILGILGPSGCGKSLTLQCIAGLRNPDKGNVTLQNRVLFDSHSSTNVPSRSRNIGYMFQNYALFPHLTVAENIAFGLKHVKKKEQKQLVADMVKKLNLQGQEKQYPSNLSGGQQQRVALGRSLITNPQLILLDEPFSALDRHLKNALQEEIFDLIHNLFRGIAILVTHDMEEAYRLCNQILVYDNGRILQSGSKDEILERPATITLARMMGCKNIVEGHIVQETSGQIEVRVGSVPAIVDKNRVDPRILQRFIEGNVKVIVGIHSYDIDIVRTTNESGNCNIIDWKDTILTTIFTIECAGRIFLVELSKERAICIKKNPQDTYQLRIPTDKILLIKNG
- a CDS encoding molybdopterin-containing oxidoreductase family protein, which encodes MKFNINRRTFLKVSSAAVAAASVSGLGKGLTTLKHASAQEAEIAAKSFGDVQVKYTADVMCPSECGMEMWIKNGKLWKIYGNKAVPYNDGACCGKGASGTQIVYSPQRLKEPMLRVGPRGHADSFKRVSWDEAIDFIAKKMKQIKEEVGPEAIIMDSGDITDRDQYWRLARGYGSPNVAEHGAICDTPRRHGPKLMFGGKRVEPDVMTPKLVRQANGKLEWDYTQRSKLIIYVGWNPFVATRINYESRGTVAAQVENNCKVIVVDPNFSNTASKADQWVPIRPGTDGDLFAAMLRYILENDNQKDSNKKYIDKRFEKASLGWEEFEKSFKEWWGKKDPINNLSYFSLDWAAARTGLTKEVIANMSHTFGITKPAALVWGMQSPGHHYNGYPASILGTVLNVITGNFDAPGGAIDTEITKWSKGGRGNGGFFDSRKIKRTVNGKEIETEQKYLHMELYGDWPAGWDQVVGNYPNLFRDGVTLKYGPLKGYKYPIRGYFQRTGNAVVTGTAPYDWQDALTQKKPNGEYKVDLSVFIDTLFLESALYADVILPEASYAERMSLSDIYPSYPMGYLRDSCIKPLHNSKNHTDIMNLIAKRLYELGDKDIDPKEFWEGYPTEEIFTNELLKPAPGCFNVGIPVPYPQYPEGYKLIGTPESLEAGTAKVDHEKKEVVGEYVTVAWLRKNKGVAVWPMSWHRNLKADKETPNKVWPPTSSKLIEFRFDRYNQYNKLIEETGIVPPGLKEIGFDKFPTSFYWFETVWNPYTNKDYAKYKDEYPFQLICGRVHQSMSGTHMVPWLSETPVEGLWMPLNKAFESEVVDVNPKKPEGYESVVKKFREGTFCVGTTLLNTDDAKKLGLKTGDLVEISNPLGKSTRSKVVVGQTIRPGVIKMGFATGGRFSPGMGPTYEHREYTPCHNTLTDPKALSPIMGQPAYADMIVKIKKI
- a CDS encoding TorD/DmsD family molecular chaperone; the encoded protein is MEQNQLIETLVFRSNIYNALKDFYHFGPTLDVFSQFHATIESIQEIDHPMFNEAIQEISQFFHSEYELEMLQVEFTTIFIGPGKLKVIPYESGYDGSVKPTLFNEPAINARKRYLDAGLIMEQYLSKPEDHISTELEFMGYMSNTLRIALEEGNEVDADQLFERQKEFFEQHLHIWGDKFSNAFLDNTKNQLFQGIAKLTLAILSFDREIFELEA
- a CDS encoding helix-turn-helix transcriptional regulator — encoded protein: MTKDTYTVEEISQLLKVSKLTVYDLIKKGILPAYRVGRQMRVDAKDIDAYKSRGKGDTCYPGNDSIRTALQDSTYQQETKLGSGTRSIIISGQDLSLDILANSIEKWTKSFRPLRSYVGSLDSLISMYLGEADIVSTHLLDGDTMDYNISYVRKILVNESFIVVNLIIRRAGLYVATGNPKKITTWSDLKRHDIRIVNREKGSGARVLLDEQLRIHSISKEVVSGYEHVETNHLGVAGAVANGIADVGIGIEKASKLVNNIEFIPLINERYDLVLLKTERNKPLIAMLLDILQSSTFQKELTAIGGYDLSFTGKILFEN
- a CDS encoding 4Fe-4S binding protein, coding for MLAKSHSQFCSHLRNPNFACSSCLDICKANAIKKISNEWSISEDCTGCTKCTLVCPGFVFEPDWSPQELQDKVKYIRQEIVIGCTRESEKANLSISCLNLVRAEVYIWLHFITNKKIQVSLNYCNECTMNSKELIQVEIGKANDFIQWYNKNDEKMILHSNNSVTSQASYQRRDLFSMISKRSIFEVVKVFHQELKPLIGDDLGESHDIKESIDMPVERVLLFKALKDMNKFNEEGKSDNNSYNQSVIMNWNVQDVCDTCYVCSSVCPFSAWRIEEIEDIRLLSYNMTRCVGCGLCRQSCPKGAIETADINANDLQTQKWDIKREIVIQYCVSCGKEIEVYHKSEKCMVCDKRHELLSIFID
- a CDS encoding 4Fe-4S dicluster domain-containing protein yields the protein MGVRYGFVVDLRRCTGCYSCQISCKSENGVTLSQFRTKLQTVYQGNYPAPKSTFVSLRCNQCENPVCASKCPVKATYKIDNGITVVDTEKCIACGNCIALCPYGARYIDKGNPERLNKVDKCDYCQHRLAAGLQPACVTNCFGKAMYFGDLNDPNSKVSQLIKTEKVQVLKTKFNTDPKCFYIVDDKHKAE